One genomic window of Fusibacter sp. A1 includes the following:
- a CDS encoding leucine-rich repeat domain-containing protein: MKSKTSAAILILISIVFIALILVSCQSENGLNGSISGKKYISFTDPRLERAIMYSVSVYNAQDKVSSKVDIDGDGRISLDEAEKVTSLSLSRMAISDLSGLEYFINMKELNLGINQITDLTPLSKLTNLEQLHLYGNPIKTAQPLSGLSKLQVLSFEGCDLDNLQGIENLHELRNLDACSMGLDDISYLEGLTKLEDLCLLGHQIVDLEPLENLVELKRVNLSLGPVTDIGVLASLKNLEEINVWHTRIEDITPLRDLSKLVHVDLSDNKIQDLSPLSNLTRLQNLVLETNEVSELSPIKDLPNLKLLDLTDNRINNINPLKHMYSLETLQLGSNQIKNITALEYLVNLKVLNLRINEIQNVDTLSHLFNLEKLYIGGNPIIDLTPLDSLENTLIITQ; encoded by the coding sequence GTGAAATCGAAAACTTCTGCAGCAATTCTGATTTTGATTTCCATCGTTTTTATTGCTTTAATACTCGTATCGTGTCAATCAGAGAATGGCTTAAACGGATCAATCAGTGGAAAAAAATATATCAGTTTCACAGACCCGCGACTAGAACGAGCAATCATGTACTCAGTGTCCGTTTATAACGCACAAGACAAAGTATCGTCCAAGGTTGATATTGATGGTGACGGCAGAATCTCACTTGATGAGGCCGAAAAGGTTACATCGCTTTCTTTAAGCCGTATGGCAATATCAGACCTATCAGGACTAGAATACTTCATCAACATGAAGGAACTGAACCTTGGAATCAATCAAATTACTGATTTGACCCCATTATCCAAACTCACAAACCTTGAGCAGTTACACTTATACGGCAACCCGATTAAGACTGCACAACCCCTATCAGGCTTAAGCAAATTACAGGTGCTAAGTTTTGAAGGTTGTGACCTAGACAACTTACAGGGCATTGAAAACCTACATGAACTAAGGAATCTAGATGCGTGCTCTATGGGCCTTGATGACATCTCTTACCTTGAAGGACTGACAAAACTTGAGGATTTATGCCTATTAGGCCACCAAATTGTCGACTTAGAGCCTCTAGAAAACCTTGTAGAACTCAAACGAGTCAACCTCAGTTTAGGCCCCGTAACAGATATCGGTGTTTTGGCATCACTTAAAAACCTAGAAGAAATAAATGTTTGGCATACAAGAATTGAGGATATCACACCATTAAGAGACCTATCCAAACTTGTACATGTTGATTTGTCTGATAATAAGATTCAGGACCTTTCACCACTTTCCAATTTGACCCGACTACAAAATCTGGTTCTTGAAACAAATGAAGTTAGTGAATTGTCGCCTATAAAGGACCTTCCTAATCTAAAATTATTGGACCTTACAGACAACAGAATCAATAACATCAATCCCTTAAAACACATGTATTCACTGGAAACACTTCAACTGGGTAGCAATCAAATCAAAAACATCACCGCTTTGGAGTACTTGGTCAACCTTAAAGTGTTGAACTTACGCATTAATGAAATTCAAAACGTCGACACATTGTCGCACTTATTCAATCTTGAAAAACTCTACATCGGCGGTAATCCAATTATTGATCTAACACCCCTTGATTCATTGGAAAACACATTGATTATTACACAGTAG
- a CDS encoding response regulator transcription factor, with amino-acid sequence MQTRTGNSPVSDLEDILSSDYGLSEREMSIAIEMLKGKSNKAIAKKYFIAESTVKKHVQHILKKADAKNRMEFKLKIDENR; translated from the coding sequence ATGCAAACAAGAACAGGCAATTCACCTGTTTCAGACCTTGAAGACATCCTTTCATCTGACTACGGATTATCTGAAAGAGAAATGTCAATTGCGATTGAAATGCTCAAGGGCAAATCGAATAAGGCTATCGCAAAAAAATACTTTATTGCTGAAAGCACTGTAAAGAAACATGTTCAGCATATACTCAAAAAAGCAGATGCAAAAAATCGCATGGAGTTTAAACTCAAGATTGATGAAAACAGATAG
- a CDS encoding YafY family protein, whose amino-acid sequence MQLNNQKLKTLFLLKILMAKTDENHPLTVNELIVELNSCGISAERKSIYTDIDLLKNFGIDIICDKTRTNNYYVAGREFQLAELKLLVDAVQASKFITHKKSEELIKKIEKLASIHDAKDLHRQVIVNDRVKTMNESIYYNVDAIHNAIQQNKMVKFKYFDYTVDKRLKFRRNGEVYCVSPYALTWVNENYYLIAYHDRYQDISHFRVDRMSEMEVSKIVRPIINEFEDFNLVEYSKKVFNMFSGDTERVELEFDNSLINVVIDRFGKDVSIHGKTETTFRISVDVSASDTFFGWLLMFGEKARIVAPAALEELMKDYLTNVLQMYMNK is encoded by the coding sequence ATGCAGTTAAATAATCAAAAATTGAAAACGTTATTTTTATTAAAAATACTAATGGCTAAAACTGATGAAAATCATCCCTTAACGGTTAATGAATTGATTGTTGAACTTAATAGTTGTGGAATATCTGCAGAACGAAAATCTATTTATACGGATATAGATCTTTTAAAGAATTTTGGCATCGATATAATTTGTGACAAGACAAGAACAAATAATTATTATGTTGCAGGTAGAGAGTTTCAATTAGCTGAACTAAAGCTCTTAGTAGACGCTGTACAAGCTTCTAAATTTATTACACATAAAAAAAGTGAAGAGTTAATCAAAAAAATCGAAAAATTAGCAAGTATACACGATGCTAAAGACTTACATCGACAAGTGATTGTAAACGATCGTGTTAAAACCATGAACGAAAGCATCTATTATAATGTGGATGCTATTCATAATGCAATACAGCAAAATAAGATGGTGAAGTTTAAGTATTTTGATTATACAGTTGATAAACGTCTTAAGTTTAGACGAAATGGAGAAGTTTATTGTGTAAGTCCTTATGCTCTAACGTGGGTCAATGAAAATTATTATTTGATCGCTTATCATGATAGATACCAAGACATAAGCCATTTTAGAGTGGATCGCATGTCTGAAATGGAAGTGAGTAAAATTGTTAGACCAATAATTAATGAGTTTGAAGATTTTAACTTAGTCGAATATTCAAAGAAAGTTTTTAATATGTTTAGTGGTGATACTGAGCGTGTAGAACTTGAATTTGATAATTCACTAATTAATGTCGTTATTGATCGGTTTGGGAAAGATGTAAGCATTCATGGTAAAACAGAAACTACATTTAGAATTTCTGTTGATGTATCCGCTTCAGACACTTTTTTTGGATGGCTTTTAATGTTTGGTGAAAAGGCCAGAATTGTAGCGCCTGCAGCATTAGAAGAATTAATGAAAGACTATTTAACTAATGTGTTGCAAATGTACATGAATAAGTAA
- a CDS encoding PglZ domain-containing protein → MKKRIFDLISAEYEKLILIFDEDNIIDRIDYAAYIKGSGFNISFYQDVEEFRFLYESEIRNSKENWAVIVTSDIYVPFDIRKAMYIANLSMSRIFSKLDRNTLLSHKVDFELLSLAYEELFELCNSYDKTIRFIENIVYGNKNLEKYCEVLDKEIKNSIMVSELSYINWIDMAKKKGRLEYFSAKLDQTFDLKFVEDAFKDFILNKYNSLSGIMNNNGPVMLTRVLEYIARGNRKTALIVMDGMSIFDFEIISKEFDNILFDYNCCYALIPTTTSISRQSLLSGKYPVELKNPFNLAKEEYEFRSTAETLGYKKNQISYERGYNLNLSPIVKFVSIIINDIDDLVHNQMQGRHGMLNDIEYYAKKGELQHLVSDLYSNGFDIYITSDHGNTLCTGVGKPKGLGIEVETRSKRMMVLKEFADKGIYGDCGEISYPGYYLDKQYEYLICESGSSYDIQDEIVMTHGGMSIDEVIVPFIKIKGVKNG, encoded by the coding sequence ATGAAAAAACGAATATTCGATTTAATTTCAGCAGAATATGAGAAGTTGATCCTTATTTTTGATGAAGATAATATAATTGATAGAATTGATTATGCAGCATACATAAAAGGTAGTGGATTTAATATTTCCTTCTATCAAGATGTAGAAGAATTTCGGTTCTTATATGAATCAGAAATAAGAAATTCTAAAGAAAATTGGGCTGTAATCGTTACAAGTGATATATATGTGCCATTTGATATAAGGAAAGCTATGTATATAGCAAATTTGAGTATGAGTCGAATTTTTTCCAAGTTAGATAGGAATACATTACTGAGTCATAAAGTTGATTTTGAGCTACTTAGTTTGGCGTATGAGGAGCTTTTTGAATTATGTAATAGTTATGATAAAACAATTCGGTTTATTGAAAATATAGTTTATGGAAACAAAAATTTAGAAAAATATTGTGAAGTTTTGGATAAAGAGATTAAAAATAGCATAATGGTAAGTGAGTTGTCATATATAAATTGGATTGATATGGCCAAGAAAAAGGGTAGATTAGAATATTTTTCTGCAAAGCTCGATCAAACATTTGACCTAAAATTTGTTGAAGATGCTTTTAAAGATTTTATTCTTAATAAGTACAACTCACTTTCTGGAATAATGAATAATAATGGTCCAGTAATGTTAACTAGAGTACTCGAATATATAGCAAGAGGGAATAGGAAAACCGCTTTAATAGTAATGGATGGAATGTCAATTTTTGATTTTGAGATTATTTCAAAAGAATTTGATAATATTTTGTTTGACTATAATTGTTGCTATGCTCTGATTCCTACAACTACTTCGATATCTAGGCAAAGTCTTTTAAGTGGGAAATATCCAGTTGAGTTAAAAAATCCTTTTAATTTAGCTAAAGAGGAATATGAGTTTAGAAGTACAGCAGAAACTTTGGGATATAAGAAAAATCAGATTTCATATGAAAGAGGATATAATCTTAATCTTTCACCAATTGTTAAATTTGTAAGTATAATCATTAATGACATTGATGATTTGGTACATAATCAAATGCAAGGTAGACATGGTATGTTAAATGATATTGAGTACTATGCTAAAAAAGGTGAACTTCAACATTTGGTAAGTGATTTATATTCGAATGGTTTTGATATTTATATTACATCTGACCATGGGAATACATTGTGTACAGGAGTTGGAAAACCAAAAGGTCTAGGGATAGAGGTTGAAACTAGATCAAAACGGATGATGGTATTAAAAGAATTTGCTGATAAAGGCATATATGGTGACTGTGGAGAAATTTCATACCCTGGTTATTATCTAGACAAGCAATATGAGTATCTTATATGTGAATCAGGATCGTCATATGACATTCAAGATGAGATTGTAATGACTCATGGAGGTATGTCAATTGATGAGGTAATTGTTCCATTCATTAAAATAAAAGGAGTTAAAAATGGCTAA
- a CDS encoding DEAD/DEAH box helicase, with the protein MYCVGDYAFDITKSEKVQILEKSEVWGFISYKVYHHSSGVIYKLSADQLSDTLSEFSYNESYLRYITLLSKIKSETSTGILANLTSGIIPLPHQLHVLNRALSSNNVRYILADEVGLGKTIEAGLIIKELKARGLVKRVLIVCPTGLVSQWELEMHEKFHEKFHVILPQDYDTIRKITSNEDVYGQFDQVLSPMDSIKPLEKRSGWSEEKIAKYNEDRIYSIINSGWDLVVIDEAHRVAGSSSEVARYKLGNLLSASSPYLLLLTATPHNGKTEPFLRLVRLVDEKAFPNFRAIVKEQVSPYVIRTEKREAIDNSGNKLFKNRITKIVALNWDERHSLQRELYEITTEYVSKGYNKAMRNRGKNMWFVFLLIMMQRLVTSSTSAIRQSIERRIKVLEDQSFKYQSMTEEDFLEMEMEGNMEEAIQTISLDIKDELEQLTKLVAIAKQAEYQYIDVKIEPLLNIIDNLFSEDKNRKLIIFTEFVATQDYLSNLLKSKGYSTSLLNGSLGMDERNTVLSEFKTQTNIMISTDAGGEGLNLQFSDCLINYDLPWNPMKIEQRIGRIDRIGQMRDVQIFNFILADTVENRVKDVLEQKLEVILNEVGIDKYSDVLDNEMAEVNFTDVYMNSIRNPKDINYNIKPVEEDLKRQVKNTLAVRDIIKDEKDLSTFVGTESNFDLENALQQMVTHYENYRGNPYLPIHNLSITDAIITKHLNSDIEFDIKGNVINVSIENFPNEKGYFMLWQLIIKNDSQAQRILPIFVNDKMLLRPVAGMKIWDAFLDEKVGLSTTDRKDIDKNIILDLEKISSDFAYDTFVSLKNEFEKRNDETYRKYMYALELRIEAAKRIGIENIRSHKLKSLAKEKAEVERNFIAGKQLCPEFKLMFLACLE; encoded by the coding sequence ATGTACTGTGTTGGTGATTATGCTTTTGATATAACTAAAAGTGAAAAAGTGCAGATTCTAGAAAAATCTGAGGTTTGGGGATTTATTTCTTATAAAGTATATCATCATTCCAGTGGCGTGATTTACAAGCTTTCAGCAGATCAGCTCAGCGATACTCTTTCTGAGTTTAGTTATAATGAAAGTTATCTACGCTATATTACTCTTTTGTCAAAAATTAAAAGCGAAACATCCACAGGAATTCTTGCTAACCTTACTAGTGGCATTATACCGCTACCTCATCAGCTACATGTTCTTAATCGTGCATTGTCATCAAATAATGTAAGATACATATTAGCAGATGAGGTAGGGCTTGGTAAGACGATTGAGGCCGGCCTAATAATTAAAGAGTTAAAGGCTCGCGGTCTTGTAAAAAGGGTGTTAATTGTTTGTCCAACTGGTCTTGTGTCACAGTGGGAACTTGAAATGCATGAAAAATTTCATGAAAAATTTCATGTTATTCTTCCCCAAGATTATGACACAATTCGTAAAATAACCAGTAACGAAGATGTATATGGTCAGTTTGATCAAGTGTTATCCCCAATGGACTCGATTAAGCCACTCGAAAAACGGAGTGGTTGGTCAGAAGAAAAAATCGCTAAGTATAATGAAGATAGAATTTATTCAATTATCAATAGTGGATGGGACCTAGTAGTAATAGACGAGGCACATCGTGTAGCGGGCAGCTCAAGTGAAGTTGCAAGATATAAACTTGGTAACTTGTTGTCAGCATCAAGTCCATACTTGCTATTATTGACGGCTACTCCCCACAACGGAAAAACTGAACCCTTTTTAAGGTTAGTACGTTTAGTTGATGAAAAGGCATTTCCAAACTTTAGAGCAATAGTAAAAGAACAAGTTTCACCATATGTTATACGCACTGAAAAAAGAGAGGCTATTGATAATAGTGGAAATAAACTATTTAAAAATAGAATAACAAAAATTGTAGCGCTTAATTGGGATGAACGTCACTCATTGCAAAGAGAACTTTATGAAATTACTACAGAATATGTATCAAAAGGATACAACAAGGCAATGAGAAACCGAGGAAAAAACATGTGGTTTGTGTTTTTACTTATCATGATGCAAAGGTTGGTTACTAGTAGTACCAGCGCAATAAGGCAAAGTATAGAGAGACGGATAAAAGTATTAGAAGATCAAAGTTTTAAATATCAAAGTATGACTGAAGAAGATTTTTTAGAAATGGAAATGGAAGGCAATATGGAAGAGGCTATCCAAACAATTTCTTTGGATATTAAAGATGAACTTGAGCAACTAACTAAATTAGTTGCCATTGCAAAACAGGCTGAATATCAGTACATTGATGTAAAAATTGAACCACTACTTAATATAATTGATAATCTGTTTTCGGAGGATAAGAATCGAAAATTAATTATTTTTACTGAGTTTGTTGCTACCCAGGATTATTTGAGTAACTTACTTAAATCAAAAGGATATTCTACATCACTTTTGAATGGCAGTTTAGGTATGGATGAAAGAAATACGGTGTTGTCTGAATTTAAGACACAAACTAATATCATGATTTCTACAGATGCTGGTGGCGAGGGTTTGAACTTACAATTCTCTGATTGTCTTATTAATTATGATTTACCTTGGAATCCGATGAAAATTGAGCAAAGAATTGGACGTATTGATCGTATTGGTCAAATGAGAGACGTACAAATATTTAATTTTATACTTGCTGATACTGTTGAAAATAGGGTAAAAGATGTCCTGGAGCAAAAGCTTGAGGTTATTTTAAATGAGGTCGGAATAGATAAATATTCAGATGTACTTGATAACGAAATGGCTGAAGTTAACTTCACTGATGTTTATATGAACTCTATCAGAAATCCTAAGGATATAAATTACAATATCAAACCAGTGGAAGAAGATTTAAAACGACAAGTTAAAAATACATTGGCGGTACGAGACATTATTAAAGATGAAAAAGATCTTTCAACTTTTGTTGGAACTGAATCTAATTTTGATTTAGAAAATGCTCTTCAACAAATGGTTACTCATTATGAAAATTATAGAGGGAATCCATATTTACCAATTCACAATTTAAGCATCACTGATGCTATCATAACAAAACATTTGAATAGTGATATTGAGTTTGACATAAAAGGCAATGTCATAAATGTAAGCATTGAAAATTTTCCGAATGAAAAGGGTTATTTTATGTTGTGGCAACTTATAATTAAAAATGATTCGCAAGCTCAAAGAATTTTGCCGATTTTTGTTAATGATAAGATGTTGCTTCGACCAGTAGCTGGAATGAAAATTTGGGATGCGTTTTTGGATGAAAAAGTAGGTTTATCAACAACTGATAGAAAAGATATTGACAAAAATATAATATTAGATCTTGAAAAAATATCAAGTGATTTTGCATATGATACCTTTGTTTCATTAAAAAATGAATTTGAAAAACGTAATGATGAGACTTATAGAAAATACATGTATGCACTGGAATTAAGAATAGAAGCTGCTAAACGTATAGGTATAGAAAATATTCGAAGTCATAAATTAAAAAGTTTGGCTAAAGAAAAAGCAGAAGTTGAAAGAAATTTTATAGCTGGGAAGCAACTTTGTCCTGAATTCAAGCTTATGTTTTTAGCATGTTTGGAGTAG
- a CDS encoding DNA methyltransferase — MKLTKEDIDKVRHFEGFPIAKDEDIIALSKPPYYTACPNPFIEDFINEYGKVYDEATDDYQKEPFAADVSEGKNDPIYMAHSYHTKVPYKAIMRYILHYTSPDDIVLDGFCGTGMTGVAAQMCDMPDPDFKAIIEKENPNVEWGSRKAILNDLSPMATFIAHNYNSPFELDEFKNEFESIIEDVENKYGYLYRTKHSENDESFSQVEIEEESEQYGNINYTVWSDVFICSHCGKDVVFWDSAVDRTKNKIISEFKCLSCGVELKKNTCVRSKEMIVDVKGEVIQLAKQNPVLINYTHNGKRYEKTPDADDLKLIQQLDYQQTNDWFPTSRMCDGIESRRNDISGVTHAHLFMTKRNLKIFAYIFGHKKLNLSKVVFTSVMMNCTKLYRFRLNGKGGSVSGTLYIPSLFQENNIIESAKRKLKDFSIRKNLNTTIIGCGSTTQLPISDNTIDYIFTDPPFGSNLNYSELSFIWESWLKVYTNNQTEAVMNRVQKKNLLEYQNIMTNCFEEYYRVLKPNRWMTVEFHNSQNAVWNAIQEGLQRAGFIVADVRILDKQQDSFKQVNTTGAVKQDLVISAYKPQDSFKRDFISHAGSEDTSWDFVRQHLEKLPVVLVRVGKIELVAERQSFVLFDRMVAYHIMNGISVPLDASDFYRGLDEKFLKRDNMYFLTNQVNEYDSARIINDIEPIQFSLMVTDEKTAIAWLYQQLDNPQTYADIQPKFMQEVRSVAKYEKMPELSILLEDTFLQSDDGKWYVPDVTKAGDVMKLRDKKLLKEFEDYVGTKGKLKLFRSEAIRAGFAKLWKEKNYKLIVDIAERLPEKVIQEDDKLLMYYDISLGRI, encoded by the coding sequence ATGAAACTAACTAAAGAAGATATTGATAAAGTAAGACATTTTGAGGGATTTCCAATTGCAAAAGATGAGGATATTATTGCACTCTCAAAACCTCCATATTATACTGCATGCCCAAATCCATTTATTGAGGATTTTATTAATGAGTATGGAAAGGTATATGATGAAGCTACGGATGATTACCAAAAAGAACCATTTGCAGCAGATGTAAGTGAAGGGAAAAATGACCCAATATATATGGCACACAGTTATCATACAAAAGTGCCTTATAAAGCAATTATGCGATATATATTGCACTATACATCTCCAGATGATATTGTACTCGACGGTTTTTGTGGTACAGGTATGACTGGTGTAGCAGCGCAGATGTGTGATATGCCTGATCCAGATTTTAAGGCAATTATCGAGAAAGAAAATCCTAATGTTGAATGGGGATCAAGAAAAGCAATTCTGAATGATTTATCACCTATGGCAACGTTTATAGCTCATAACTATAATTCACCATTTGAACTTGATGAATTCAAGAATGAATTTGAATCAATAATTGAGGATGTTGAAAATAAGTATGGTTATTTATATAGAACTAAACATAGTGAAAATGACGAATCATTTTCTCAAGTAGAAATTGAAGAGGAGTCAGAACAATATGGAAATATAAACTATACTGTATGGTCTGACGTATTTATTTGTTCACATTGTGGAAAAGACGTAGTTTTTTGGGATTCCGCTGTTGATCGTACTAAAAATAAAATAATTAGTGAGTTTAAGTGTTTAAGCTGTGGAGTTGAATTAAAGAAAAACACATGTGTTCGTTCTAAGGAGATGATTGTTGATGTTAAAGGGGAGGTCATTCAGTTGGCAAAACAAAATCCTGTCCTAATTAACTACACACATAATGGAAAGAGATACGAGAAGACACCTGATGCTGATGATTTAAAACTAATTCAACAATTAGACTATCAGCAAACTAACGATTGGTTTCCGACAAGCCGAATGTGCGATGGAATTGAATCAAGACGTAATGATATTAGTGGTGTAACACATGCGCACCTGTTTATGACCAAACGGAATCTTAAAATATTTGCATACATTTTTGGGCATAAAAAACTTAACTTGAGTAAAGTCGTTTTTACTAGTGTTATGATGAACTGCACAAAACTTTATAGATTCAGATTGAACGGTAAAGGCGGTTCTGTATCAGGAACTTTGTACATACCATCACTTTTCCAAGAAAATAATATTATCGAGAGTGCAAAACGGAAATTAAAAGATTTCTCTATTAGAAAGAACTTAAATACTACTATAATCGGCTGTGGTAGTACAACACAATTACCAATTTCAGATAACACTATAGATTATATTTTCACAGATCCACCATTTGGAAGTAATTTGAACTACTCAGAATTAAGTTTCATTTGGGAATCATGGTTAAAAGTATATACAAATAATCAAACGGAAGCTGTTATGAATCGTGTACAAAAGAAAAATTTACTTGAATACCAAAATATAATGACTAACTGTTTTGAAGAGTATTATAGAGTACTTAAACCAAATAGGTGGATGACTGTTGAATTTCACAATTCGCAAAATGCAGTTTGGAATGCAATTCAAGAAGGTTTGCAAAGAGCGGGATTCATTGTTGCGGATGTAAGGATATTAGATAAGCAACAAGATAGTTTTAAACAAGTAAACACTACAGGAGCCGTAAAACAAGATCTTGTTATTTCAGCTTATAAACCACAAGATAGCTTTAAAAGAGATTTTATATCACATGCAGGTAGTGAAGATACATCATGGGATTTTGTGCGCCAACATTTAGAAAAACTTCCTGTAGTATTGGTGAGAGTTGGAAAAATTGAGTTAGTTGCTGAGCGACAATCCTTTGTTTTATTTGACCGCATGGTTGCTTACCATATTATGAATGGTATTTCTGTACCATTAGATGCATCAGATTTTTATAGAGGGCTCGATGAAAAATTCTTAAAGCGTGACAATATGTATTTTCTAACGAATCAGGTAAATGAATATGACTCGGCTCGTATTATAAATGATATAGAACCAATTCAGTTTAGCCTTATGGTAACTGATGAAAAAACAGCAATTGCATGGCTGTATCAGCAATTAGATAATCCACAAACTTATGCAGATATCCAACCCAAGTTTATGCAAGAAGTTCGTTCAGTAGCAAAGTATGAAAAAATGCCAGAACTTTCAATTTTACTTGAGGATACATTCTTACAAAGTGATGATGGAAAATGGTATGTTCCAGATGTTACAAAAGCCGGAGATGTTATGAAACTACGTGATAAAAAGCTTTTAAAAGAGTTTGAAGACTATGTAGGAACAAAAGGCAAACTGAAATTATTCCGTTCAGAAGCTATTCGTGCCGGATTTGCAAAGCTTTGGAAAGAAAAAAATTATAAACTCATAGTAGATATAGCAGAAAGATTGCCTGAAAAAGTTATACAAGAAGATGATAAATTGCTGATGTATTATGATATTAGTTTAGGTAGAATTTAA